A section of the Candidatus Thioglobus autotrophicus genome encodes:
- a CDS encoding efflux RND transporter periplasmic adaptor subunit yields the protein MRFTITPLVTSVLLIFSLPSHAQIINQNASSFDSVYNIQTVSGMSLDKRALLGGAVVSSSQVNLSAQVSGDVLNVNGREGDMFSKGSTIVILEQESIQAQRDSAYAEIASANEALRNAGVQYSQSIVSPNSGGMLGGVPGMFSMFTDPMLKMSGQGNPEFDKFANRTSRYTTYQQAKNKLTQAENNLKQIESRLKDANVSAPFDGVIVAKSINEGDVVQPGQTLLKFANIKELQVEVNIPSRLVRSLKLNKNYRVKLDIANIVVDAKLAQIYPIADNAKHSVKVKLDLPANVPVLPGAYAEVEIFETDSGVLTPVVPEVAIMWRSSLPSVFVINPLTNKTELRFIRLGEQVGKDKKSILSGLKIGEKIVANPNILMVSGMSI from the coding sequence ATGCGCTTCACAATTACACCTTTAGTCACATCAGTTTTACTCATATTTTCACTACCTTCGCACGCTCAAATTATTAATCAAAATGCCAGTAGTTTTGATTCGGTTTACAACATTCAAACAGTTAGCGGCATGTCGTTAGATAAAAGAGCGCTTTTAGGTGGTGCGGTAGTTTCTTCATCTCAGGTTAATTTATCTGCACAAGTATCTGGCGATGTGTTGAATGTTAACGGCCGTGAAGGCGATATGTTTTCAAAAGGCTCAACCATCGTAATTCTAGAGCAAGAGTCTATTCAAGCGCAGCGTGATTCTGCCTATGCTGAAATCGCCTCGGCTAATGAAGCTTTGAGAAATGCAGGCGTTCAATATTCTCAATCTATTGTTTCTCCTAATAGTGGCGGTATGCTAGGTGGTGTACCAGGTATGTTTTCTATGTTTACCGATCCAATGTTAAAAATGAGTGGACAAGGCAATCCTGAATTTGATAAATTTGCCAATAGAACCTCGAGATACACTACTTATCAGCAAGCTAAAAACAAATTAACTCAAGCAGAAAACAACCTAAAACAAATTGAGTCGCGTCTAAAAGATGCGAATGTTAGTGCGCCATTTGACGGTGTTATTGTTGCTAAATCGATTAATGAAGGTGATGTGGTTCAACCGGGTCAAACCTTGCTAAAATTTGCCAATATTAAAGAGCTTCAGGTGGAGGTTAACATTCCATCAAGATTGGTCAGAAGCTTAAAGCTTAATAAAAACTATCGAGTAAAACTAGATATTGCCAATATTGTTGTTGATGCTAAATTAGCACAAATCTACCCAATTGCTGATAATGCCAAACACAGTGTCAAGGTTAAACTTGATTTGCCTGCCAACGTTCCAGTCTTGCCCGGCGCTTATGCTGAAGTTGAAATTTTCGAGACAGATTCGGGTGTGTTAACCCCTGTAGTGCCAGAAGTAGCCATTATGTGGCGCTCATCATTACCAAGTGTTTTTGTTATTAATCCACTCACTAATAAAACCGAACTGCGCTTTATTCGCTTAGGTGAACAAGTGGGCAAAGACAAGAAAAGTATTTTATCAGGTTTGAAAATTGGCGAAAAGATCGTCGCCAATCCAAATATTCTAATGGTTTCAGGAATGAGTATTTAA
- the pdxA gene encoding 4-hydroxythreonine-4-phosphate dehydrogenase PdxA produces the protein MTIAFTPGEPGGIGPDLAIIHAQKKPVKNLLVFSDPDILLKRAKILNLPLKIVESDKILGKSQLCVYPIKANGSVEVGALNAGNAQYVLNTLDKATDFCLTNQCEALVTGPIHKGIINTIDPTFTGHTEYLASLSNTDQTVMMLATKGLRVALATTHLPLSQVAQNIKPASLEKTIRIIHQSLEGYGISNPRIVVCGLNPHAGEDGCLGMEEIEIINPLIRQLNQQGFNLVGSVPADTAFTVDALKGVDCVLSMYHDQGLPVLKTLGFKKAVNITLGLPFIRTSVDHGTALSLAGSGNISLGSLNTALEYAQDFIDKKHG, from the coding sequence ATGACGATTGCATTCACCCCAGGAGAACCTGGTGGAATTGGGCCAGACTTGGCTATTATTCATGCCCAAAAAAAACCAGTCAAAAATCTATTGGTTTTTTCAGATCCTGACATTTTATTAAAACGTGCAAAAATACTAAATTTACCACTCAAAATTGTTGAGTCTGACAAAATTTTAGGCAAAAGCCAGCTATGTGTTTACCCTATTAAAGCAAATGGCTCGGTTGAGGTTGGCGCTTTAAATGCTGGGAACGCTCAATATGTACTTAACACTTTGGATAAGGCGACTGACTTTTGCCTAACAAATCAATGCGAAGCGCTGGTTACAGGCCCTATTCACAAAGGTATTATTAATACTATTGACCCTACTTTTACTGGGCATACAGAATATCTGGCCTCATTATCAAATACAGATCAAACAGTGATGATGTTAGCCACCAAAGGCTTGCGTGTCGCGCTTGCAACAACCCACCTACCTCTTTCTCAGGTTGCTCAAAATATTAAACCAGCCTCTTTAGAAAAGACCATTCGCATTATTCATCAATCATTAGAAGGTTACGGTATTAGCAATCCACGAATTGTTGTTTGCGGACTTAACCCTCATGCGGGTGAAGATGGTTGTCTAGGTATGGAAGAGATTGAAATTATTAACCCACTTATTCGACAACTTAATCAACAGGGTTTTAACCTAGTGGGCAGCGTGCCTGCCGATACTGCTTTTACCGTTGACGCGCTTAAAGGGGTTGATTGTGTGCTTAGTATGTATCATGATCAAGGTTTACCAGTGCTTAAAACATTGGGCTTTAAGAAGGCGGTCAATATCACCCTGGGCTTGCCGTTTATTCGTACCTCGGTTGATCATGGCACGGCTTTATCATTAGCGGGTAGTGGCAATATTAGCCTAGGAAGTTTGAATACTGCGTTAGAATATGCACAAGATTTTATTGATAAAAAGCATGGCTGA
- the lipB gene encoding lipoyl(octanoyl) transferase LipB, with protein MKIVELGVQAYLPTWQAMKDFTNARATDTEDELWIVEHPGVFTQGIAGKPEHELNIESMPIVKTDRGGQITYHGPGQLVIYCLIDLKRLGIGVKKMVAIIESAIIELLDLYQIQAHLEEGAPGVYVNHAKIAALGLKVKHGKTYHGLSLNIDMDLALFSQINPCGYQGLKVTQMQDLADNKINFSKVAKQLTQLLIHHITRAQ; from the coding sequence ATGAAAATAGTTGAACTAGGCGTCCAAGCGTATTTACCCACTTGGCAGGCCATGAAAGACTTTACTAATGCTCGCGCCACAGACACTGAAGATGAATTATGGATTGTAGAGCACCCCGGTGTTTTTACCCAAGGAATTGCAGGCAAACCAGAGCATGAGCTAAACATTGAGAGCATGCCTATTGTTAAAACTGATCGCGGCGGGCAAATTACCTATCATGGCCCTGGGCAACTGGTAATCTATTGTTTGATTGATTTAAAGCGCTTAGGAATTGGGGTTAAAAAAATGGTCGCTATTATTGAGTCTGCTATTATTGAGTTGCTAGACTTGTATCAAATTCAAGCGCACTTAGAAGAAGGCGCACCTGGCGTTTATGTAAATCATGCCAAAATTGCAGCTCTAGGACTCAAAGTTAAACACGGTAAAACCTATCATGGTTTAAGTTTGAATATAGATATGGACCTGGCATTATTCTCTCAAATTAACCCTTGTGGATATCAAGGATTGAAAGTAACACAAATGCAAGACTTAGCGGATAATAAGATTAATTTTTCCAAGGTTGCTAAGCAGCTGACCCAGCTGCTCATTCATCATATTACTCGTGCCCAATAA
- a CDS encoding efflux RND transporter permease subunit — MSNNNTNNNDEIDLGIAGKLTKAFITSPLSIIIFFAMLGAGIIGLISTPRQEDPQISVPLIDLFVEYPGASSEEVSNIVVKPLERLMSQILGAKHVYSVSDKGQGIITVEFDVGQDMNASIIKVRDKMLANLDFMPPGARKPLIKPKEIDDVPIINLTLWSKSLDDGQLRSLGLELIQQLEKVKDTNNGFIVGGRKEIFHIDAYPGRLAGYGVSIQQIAGTVGNANVREHTGNIELNGYNMEVYSGDFFTKVEDIENLVVAINDGKPIYIRDVADVYYAPEDTEHMVSYYTGKANKTGQKATGEQAVTIAIAKKFGSNGVAVAENILAKVEELKGRLIPDNVEVVVTRNYGKSAKDKVNALIKKLFIATGAVTVLVWFALGVRPAIVVTLVIPVVLLMTIFSAWILGMTIDRVSLFALIFSIGILVDDAIVVTENIYRRWLIDNKITIGTAIDAVREVGNPTILATFTVVAALVPMAAVSGMMGPYMAPIPVLGSVAMMFSLFAAFVFTPYFIMKFVPPLNVLHKMHEKEEKEAKVMYAFYHSTISKLFNKATYGWSFLLGLVVTFFLAMSMFYTTAVPVKMLPLDNKSEFGVVLDMPDGTSLSDTASTLHLMAQELRSVPEVIDIQAYSGTAKPFDFNGLVRHSYLRQSSSVGELQIQLAEKADRSRSSHEIALEARGLLKAIAERAGADYAVVEMPPGPPVLRPVVAEVYGPDKETRRKLANDLTELFIESGTMADIDNLIRDEYPVIDFQVDTAKASRFGVSVMTIKETLAMAMSSFNVGTIRLKNALEPSRICLQVPLTKRSQLSYLTQLPVPSQHGSMIPISELGSFSYKKQDDLIYHKDLSDVEYVLGEPIGRLSAPIYAMFAVDDLLLKYQTLDGTQLQGEYLGPPKNQNIPGFEWAGEWTVTFETFRDMGMAFGVALVVIYMLVVWQFGNFIIPAVIMAPIPLTLLGIVPGHWLLGAEFTATSMIGWIALAGIIVRNSILLVDFTVQEYAKGTPFFDAVINSCASRTRPIMITAFALVGGSSVILSDPIFQGMAISLLFGVLVSTILTLIVIPLGTLSAGEESCRNIAVNMGLLPGDADSDAKYNVHKEEKSKSSRKTTDPKNWIKTALAKKSKKSDAAKGSEDEKIDTNGLLKKEDKNDL, encoded by the coding sequence ATGTCAAACAACAATACAAACAATAACGATGAGATAGATTTAGGTATTGCTGGAAAGCTAACCAAAGCCTTTATTACCTCTCCACTATCAATCATTATCTTTTTCGCCATGTTGGGTGCGGGTATTATTGGTCTGATTTCGACACCTCGACAAGAAGATCCGCAAATTTCAGTTCCTTTAATTGATCTATTTGTTGAATACCCGGGCGCCTCTTCAGAAGAGGTTTCTAATATTGTCGTAAAGCCACTAGAGCGCCTAATGTCACAAATTTTAGGTGCTAAACACGTCTACTCGGTGAGTGACAAAGGACAAGGTATTATCACGGTTGAGTTTGATGTCGGTCAAGACATGAACGCATCAATTATCAAGGTTCGCGACAAAATGCTGGCCAACCTTGACTTTATGCCACCTGGGGCAAGAAAGCCACTTATCAAGCCTAAAGAAATTGATGACGTGCCCATTATTAATCTAACCCTATGGTCTAAATCGTTAGATGATGGACAACTACGCTCACTGGGTTTGGAGCTGATTCAACAATTAGAAAAAGTAAAAGATACGAATAACGGCTTTATTGTCGGTGGTCGTAAGGAAATTTTTCATATTGATGCTTACCCAGGTCGCTTAGCCGGCTACGGTGTTTCCATTCAACAAATAGCAGGTACTGTTGGTAATGCCAATGTTCGCGAGCATACGGGAAATATTGAGCTAAATGGCTACAACATGGAAGTTTACTCAGGTGACTTCTTTACCAAGGTTGAAGATATTGAAAACTTAGTGGTCGCTATTAACGATGGAAAGCCTATCTATATTAGAGATGTTGCTGATGTTTATTATGCGCCAGAAGACACTGAGCATATGGTCAGCTATTACACAGGAAAGGCCAATAAAACTGGACAAAAAGCAACTGGTGAGCAAGCAGTAACCATTGCCATTGCCAAGAAATTTGGCTCGAATGGTGTTGCTGTTGCTGAAAACATTTTAGCCAAAGTGGAAGAGTTAAAAGGGCGATTGATTCCCGATAACGTGGAAGTAGTCGTTACTCGAAATTATGGTAAATCTGCAAAGGATAAGGTTAATGCCTTAATTAAGAAGTTGTTTATTGCAACTGGCGCGGTCACTGTGTTAGTTTGGTTTGCACTAGGTGTTCGTCCAGCTATCGTCGTGACTTTGGTTATTCCAGTGGTGTTATTAATGACAATTTTCTCCGCTTGGATCCTGGGTATGACCATCGACCGAGTTAGTTTATTTGCGCTTATTTTCTCTATTGGTATCTTGGTAGATGACGCTATTGTGGTCACTGAAAATATTTATAGACGCTGGCTAATTGATAATAAAATTACCATTGGCACAGCGATTGATGCAGTGCGTGAAGTGGGTAATCCTACGATTTTAGCAACCTTTACCGTTGTTGCAGCATTGGTGCCAATGGCAGCAGTGAGTGGTATGATGGGGCCTTACATGGCGCCAATTCCTGTATTAGGCTCAGTAGCAATGATGTTCTCATTATTTGCCGCCTTTGTATTTACGCCATACTTCATTATGAAGTTTGTTCCACCTTTAAATGTCTTGCATAAGATGCATGAAAAGGAGGAAAAAGAAGCCAAAGTCATGTACGCTTTTTATCATTCAACCATTTCTAAATTGTTCAATAAAGCCACTTACGGCTGGAGCTTTTTATTGGGGCTGGTGGTTACATTCTTTTTAGCCATGTCGATGTTTTACACAACAGCCGTCCCCGTTAAAATGCTACCACTCGACAATAAATCAGAATTTGGTGTGGTGCTAGATATGCCAGATGGTACTTCTTTATCGGATACTGCTTCAACGTTGCACTTGATGGCTCAAGAGCTTCGTAGTGTGCCTGAGGTTATTGATATTCAAGCTTATTCAGGAACAGCCAAACCTTTTGATTTTAATGGCTTGGTTAGGCACTCGTATTTACGCCAATCTTCATCTGTTGGCGAACTTCAAATCCAACTGGCAGAAAAAGCAGATCGTTCGCGCTCTAGCCATGAAATCGCCCTTGAAGCTCGCGGACTATTAAAAGCAATAGCAGAAAGAGCTGGTGCAGATTACGCTGTGGTTGAAATGCCACCCGGCCCGCCAGTTCTTAGACCGGTAGTAGCTGAAGTTTATGGTCCAGACAAAGAGACGCGTCGAAAACTGGCTAACGATCTAACAGAATTATTTATTGAATCTGGCACTATGGCGGATATTGATAACTTAATACGTGACGAATACCCAGTGATTGATTTTCAAGTGGATACAGCTAAAGCGTCAAGATTTGGTGTTAGTGTTATGACTATTAAAGAAACACTAGCTATGGCTATGAGTAGTTTTAATGTCGGTACGATTCGTTTGAAAAATGCCTTAGAGCCTTCGCGTATTTGTTTGCAAGTTCCTCTAACAAAACGCTCTCAGCTTTCTTATTTAACACAACTTCCTGTGCCGTCTCAGCATGGTAGCATGATTCCTATCTCTGAGTTGGGATCGTTTAGTTATAAAAAACAAGATGATCTTATTTACCATAAAGATTTGTCAGACGTTGAGTATGTATTAGGTGAGCCTATTGGTCGCTTAAGTGCGCCAATTTACGCTATGTTTGCAGTTGATGATTTACTACTTAAATATCAGACATTAGACGGTACACAGCTCCAAGGTGAATATCTAGGTCCACCAAAAAATCAAAATATTCCGGGTTTTGAATGGGCTGGCGAATGGACGGTAACCTTCGAAACATTCCGTGACATGGGTATGGCGTTTGGCGTTGCCTTAGTGGTAATCTACATGCTGGTTGTCTGGCAGTTTGGTAACTTTATTATTCCAGCGGTTATCATGGCGCCAATCCCCTTAACACTTTTAGGTATTGTGCCTGGACATTGGTTATTAGGTGCGGAGTTTACCGCAACCTCTATGATTGGCTGGATTGCTCTAGCTGGTATTATTGTACGTAATTCTATTCTTTTGGTTGATTTCACTGTGCAAGAATACGCCAAAGGTACGCCGTTTTTTGATGCTGTTATTAATTCATGTGCATCAAGAACTAGACCAATCATGATTACTGCATTTGCATTAGTGGGCGGTTCAAGTGTTATCTTGTCAGATCCTATTTTCCAGGGAATGGCTATTTCACTGTTGTTTGGCGTGCTAGTTTCAACCATCCTAACACTGATTGTAATTCCACTAGGAACTTTGTCAGCTGGCGAAGAGTCTTGTCGAAATATTGCAGTGAACATGGGCTTGTTGCCAGGAGATGCGGATTCAGACGCCAAGTACAATGTCCATAAAGAGGAAAAGTCTAAAAGTAGTCGAAAGACTACTGATCCTAAAAATTGGATTAAGACTGCGTTAGCCAAAAAATCCAAGAAGTCAGATGCTGCCAAAGGGTCTGAGGATGAAAAGATTGATACTAACGGTTTGCTTAAAAAAGAAGATAAAAACGACTTGTAA
- a CDS encoding AAA family ATPase, translating to MRPEQVSKILTQEFESVFDGHHTPVMLWGAPGIGKSQIIAQVAQTHEVEIIDIRLSQMEPSDLRGIPFKNDKLVDWSIPSLLPDEKRHGKQGILFLDEITSAPPTVSAAAYQLILDRRLGDYKVPDGWVIFAAGNRQGDRGVTYSMPAPLANRFSHYELDVNLDDWAAWAYKNKIDERIIGFLRYRPEHLFEFDPAHNPVAFPSPRTWEFVHRALKKFDQDLALFRQAASACVGEVAGVEITTFVEHMADLPNLDAIIQGEQVSIPKELDLQYAICAALAGRAIAAKDSDQAQQIWGNILNFARDFPQKELGVMLVSDMQRAIGGDIFAVPEFANWAGKIAETLFD from the coding sequence ATGCGTCCAGAGCAAGTTAGCAAAATCCTTACCCAAGAGTTTGAATCCGTCTTTGATGGTCACCACACGCCTGTTATGTTGTGGGGTGCGCCCGGTATCGGCAAGTCTCAAATCATCGCCCAAGTTGCACAAACGCACGAGGTTGAGATTATTGATATTCGCTTATCACAAATGGAACCCAGCGATCTTCGCGGCATTCCTTTTAAAAATGATAAGCTGGTAGATTGGTCTATTCCATCACTACTGCCAGACGAAAAACGTCATGGCAAGCAAGGAATTTTGTTTTTAGATGAAATCACCTCTGCACCACCAACCGTATCTGCCGCTGCTTATCAGCTGATTTTAGACAGGCGTTTGGGCGATTATAAAGTACCCGATGGCTGGGTTATTTTTGCAGCGGGTAATCGCCAAGGCGATCGCGGTGTTACCTATTCCATGCCTGCACCATTAGCCAATCGATTTTCTCATTATGAGCTAGACGTTAATCTAGATGATTGGGCGGCTTGGGCTTATAAAAATAAGATTGATGAGCGTATTATTGGCTTCTTGCGCTATCGTCCTGAGCATTTGTTTGAATTTGATCCTGCACACAATCCGGTGGCTTTTCCTTCGCCAAGAACTTGGGAGTTTGTACACCGCGCGCTCAAAAAATTCGACCAAGATTTGGCTTTATTTAGACAAGCAGCTAGCGCCTGTGTGGGAGAAGTGGCTGGTGTAGAAATTACCACTTTTGTGGAGCATATGGCAGATCTACCAAATTTAGATGCTATTATCCAAGGTGAGCAAGTCAGCATACCCAAAGAGCTAGATCTTCAATACGCGATTTGTGCTGCCTTAGCAGGACGAGCAATCGCCGCAAAAGATAGTGATCAAGCACAGCAAATCTGGGGAAATATCCTTAATTTTGCACGTGATTTTCCACAAAAAGAGCTGGGCGTTATGCTAGTATCCGATATGCAAAGAGCCATTGGCGGTGATATTTTTGCAGTGCCTGAGTTTGCCAATTGGGCGGGTAAAATAGCAGAGACTCTATTTGACTAA
- a CDS encoding YbeD family protein — protein MTTPNLSSEELWNFPCDYSVKVFGKTCDELHLTVRTIVERHADKIHPNNISSKSSSKGGYVSITLKIIATSRVQLDAMNQELQDCELVAYVL, from the coding sequence ATGACTACACCTAATTTAAGCTCTGAAGAATTATGGAATTTTCCTTGCGATTATTCTGTTAAAGTTTTTGGTAAAACTTGTGACGAATTACACCTAACTGTGCGTACGATTGTCGAGCGCCATGCGGATAAGATTCATCCTAATAATATTAGCTCTAAAAGCAGCTCTAAGGGCGGCTATGTCTCCATTACACTTAAAATTATTGCCACCAGTCGAGTGCAACTAGACGCAATGAATCAGGAATTGCAAGATTGCGAATTGGTAGCCTACGTTTTATAA
- the apaG gene encoding Co2+/Mg2+ efflux protein ApaG, translating to MKNKIKIDVQVSFIEEQSSAAVNQYTFAYTITIVNQGLVGAQLLTRHWRIQDETGHVEDVIGEGVIGQQPHLMPGESYQYSSGSVIKTATGTMKGAYGMVSDEGERFEAEIPEFILSEPYTLH from the coding sequence ATGAAAAACAAGATCAAAATTGACGTTCAAGTAAGCTTTATTGAAGAGCAGTCAAGTGCTGCTGTTAATCAGTATACATTTGCCTATACCATTACCATTGTCAATCAAGGTTTAGTTGGCGCCCAGCTACTTACTCGACATTGGCGCATTCAAGATGAAACAGGTCATGTTGAAGATGTGATTGGTGAGGGTGTAATCGGTCAACAGCCTCATTTAATGCCTGGAGAGTCTTATCAATATTCATCAGGCTCAGTGATCAAAACCGCCACAGGAACCATGAAAGGTGCTTATGGTATGGTAAGCGATGAAGGAGAGCGTTTCGAGGCAGAAATTCCTGAATTTATTTTAAGTGAGCCTTACACTCTACATTAA
- the rsmA gene encoding 16S rRNA (adenine(1518)-N(6)/adenine(1519)-N(6))-dimethyltransferase RsmA, which yields MAEKRTDTSKKHKARKRFGQNFLTDQKIIDQIVATIAPKREDNLLEIGPGQGAMTLPLLDRVDQLNVIEIDRDLIEILNSYNKPNLVIHQGDALNFDLDLFHPPIRVVGNLPYNISSPILFHLLEHRDKVIDMTFMLQKEVVERMSATHGSKIYGRLSVMMQAFFEVELIFVVPPESFDPAPKVDSAIVYLTPLKTCKVDNIKLFEKVVKAAFAHRRKTLRNCLKSLITQEQTSIDLSQRAEMLDINAFITLTQDYEKQDQN from the coding sequence ATGGCTGAGAAACGCACAGACACATCTAAAAAGCATAAAGCGCGCAAACGTTTTGGTCAAAACTTTTTGACTGATCAGAAAATTATTGATCAAATTGTTGCCACCATTGCGCCTAAGCGAGAGGACAATTTACTAGAAATTGGCCCTGGACAAGGCGCTATGACACTACCCCTGCTAGATCGAGTGGACCAACTTAACGTGATTGAAATCGACCGGGATTTAATCGAAATATTAAATAGTTACAACAAGCCTAATCTGGTTATTCATCAAGGTGATGCGCTTAACTTTGATCTTGATTTATTTCACCCACCGATTAGAGTGGTGGGCAATCTACCTTACAACATCTCCTCACCTATTTTGTTTCATCTGCTGGAGCATCGAGACAAGGTTATTGACATGACCTTCATGCTGCAAAAAGAAGTAGTAGAAAGAATGTCAGCCACTCATGGCTCTAAGATTTACGGGCGCTTAAGTGTGATGATGCAAGCATTTTTTGAGGTGGAGTTAATTTTTGTTGTACCGCCAGAATCATTTGATCCAGCGCCAAAAGTGGACTCCGCCATTGTTTACTTAACCCCTCTTAAAACTTGCAAGGTGGATAATATCAAGCTATTTGAAAAAGTTGTAAAAGCAGCTTTCGCTCATCGTAGAAAAACACTTAGAAATTGTTTAAAATCATTAATAACCCAAGAACAGACCAGCATTGACCTTTCTCAGCGTGCTGAAATGCTTGATATTAATGCCTTTATCACCTTAACTCAAGATTATGAAAAACAAGATCAAAATTGA
- the lipA gene encoding lipoyl synthase encodes MPNNTALKQDIDIKHLKGESKVSRLRIKPDSQRPALRKPSWIRIKHPGGSKVEQLKNTLRDQRLFTVCEEAQCPNLGECFNHGTATFMIMGQICTRRCPFCDVAHGKPKALDTDEPEHLAETIEKMQLKYVVITSVDRDDLRDGGATHFKQCIDAVRKCTPNVKIEILTPDFRGRVDKALEVFESCPPDVFNHNLETVPSLYPKVRPGASYECSLELLKAFKQQHPNVTTKSGLMLGVGESEKQVIDVLKDLRAHQVDMLTLGQYLQPSKHHLAVEAYIHPDQFEKYKVIATELGFSQVASGPMVRSSYHADLQAAGETIR; translated from the coding sequence GTGCCCAATAATACCGCCTTAAAACAAGACATTGATATCAAACACCTTAAGGGTGAATCCAAAGTATCGCGCTTAAGAATTAAACCTGATTCACAGCGCCCTGCTCTACGTAAGCCTAGCTGGATTCGCATTAAGCATCCGGGAGGCTCGAAAGTAGAGCAACTGAAAAATACATTAAGAGACCAGCGATTGTTTACGGTTTGCGAAGAGGCGCAATGTCCAAATTTGGGCGAATGCTTTAACCACGGTACTGCAACCTTTATGATTATGGGCCAGATTTGCACACGCCGATGCCCTTTTTGTGATGTTGCACACGGCAAACCTAAAGCACTTGATACTGACGAACCTGAGCATTTAGCTGAGACCATTGAGAAAATGCAGCTTAAATATGTGGTTATCACTTCAGTTGATCGCGATGATCTGCGTGATGGCGGTGCGACTCATTTTAAACAATGTATTGATGCAGTTAGAAAGTGTACACCCAATGTTAAGATTGAAATATTAACACCAGACTTTAGAGGACGAGTGGATAAAGCGCTAGAAGTGTTTGAATCTTGCCCTCCTGACGTGTTTAATCATAATCTTGAGACAGTGCCAAGTTTGTATCCAAAAGTCCGTCCTGGCGCAAGTTATGAGTGCTCGCTTGAATTATTAAAAGCCTTTAAGCAGCAACACCCTAACGTGACCACCAAATCAGGGCTAATGCTCGGCGTTGGTGAGAGTGAAAAACAAGTCATTGACGTGCTCAAAGATTTACGTGCACATCAGGTTGATATGCTAACGTTAGGTCAATACCTACAGCCCAGCAAACATCATTTAGCTGTCGAAGCGTATATTCATCCCGACCAATTTGAAAAGTATAAAGTTATTGCTACCGAGCTTGGCTTTTCACAGGTTGCCAGTGGGCCTATGGTGCGCTCTTCCTATCATGCAGATTTGCAAGCAGCAGGCGAAACCATTCGCTAA